Proteins from a genomic interval of Caulobacter rhizosphaerae:
- a CDS encoding oligosaccharide flippase family protein yields the protein MSIRRNLVWSAGAQVLFFGLQFGTQVVVTRLLSPYEVGVYAVALSTNGLLATLQTFGLLSLLVRETELDEALIDTAFTINAALNGLLALLVFLASFVAARIYAEPGVGSVMALIAVAPLVSIFELRPSGLLQRDLQFSKIAIVSASKATVASGVTILGVLAGHSYMSMAWGNLAGAVAAVVIVNVFGHQHIALRLSLARWRKVVTFGLRMMAIGGVNTLSTRLGELILGRLLGLGALGLFSRAGTLHSVLWDNIHTVFTKVVFADLAEQQRKAGSLREAYLGILANMTALLWPVFAGVAVLSGPLVHLLYGPKWAGAAPLLSLLALAGVLLTCVTMTWEVFVIRDETKLQVNIEYRRAGLSLAYFTGGAMAGGVLGAAAARIVDAATAIILYRPPLARLTDTTTADVIPIYGRSLLLALAAIAPAGGLMLAVHGDPAVPLWQVAISVVLGMAFWAVALILCRHPLVQEASRLLKRFKPG from the coding sequence ATGTCCATTAGGCGCAACCTGGTTTGGAGCGCCGGGGCGCAGGTGCTGTTTTTCGGCCTGCAGTTTGGCACCCAGGTCGTGGTCACTCGGCTGCTGTCGCCCTACGAGGTGGGCGTCTATGCCGTGGCCCTTTCAACCAACGGCCTTCTGGCCACGCTCCAGACGTTTGGCTTGCTCAGCCTTCTGGTTCGCGAGACGGAACTCGACGAAGCCTTGATCGACACGGCGTTCACGATCAACGCCGCGCTGAACGGGCTGCTGGCGCTGCTGGTCTTCCTGGCCAGCTTCGTGGCGGCCCGCATCTATGCCGAGCCGGGCGTCGGATCGGTCATGGCCCTGATCGCCGTCGCCCCGCTGGTCAGCATCTTCGAACTGCGCCCTTCAGGTCTGCTGCAGCGAGACTTGCAGTTCTCCAAAATCGCGATCGTCTCAGCCAGCAAGGCGACGGTGGCGTCCGGCGTCACAATCCTCGGGGTTCTGGCGGGCCACAGCTATATGAGCATGGCGTGGGGCAATCTGGCTGGAGCGGTCGCCGCCGTGGTGATCGTCAACGTCTTTGGTCACCAGCACATCGCTTTGCGGCTCAGCCTGGCGCGCTGGCGTAAGGTAGTGACCTTTGGCCTGCGCATGATGGCGATCGGCGGGGTCAACACGCTGTCGACCCGGCTGGGCGAACTGATCCTGGGACGTCTGCTGGGCCTTGGCGCCTTGGGCCTGTTCTCCCGGGCCGGCACGCTGCACAGCGTCCTGTGGGACAACATCCATACGGTTTTCACCAAGGTCGTCTTCGCCGATCTCGCCGAGCAGCAACGCAAGGCGGGCTCGCTTCGCGAGGCCTATCTGGGCATCCTGGCTAATATGACCGCGCTGCTCTGGCCGGTGTTCGCCGGCGTGGCGGTGCTCTCCGGACCGCTGGTGCACCTGCTCTACGGTCCCAAATGGGCAGGCGCCGCGCCCCTGCTCTCCCTGCTCGCCTTGGCCGGGGTCCTGCTCACCTGCGTGACCATGACCTGGGAGGTCTTCGTCATCCGTGACGAGACCAAGCTCCAGGTGAACATCGAGTATCGCCGGGCGGGACTTAGCCTGGCCTATTTCACCGGCGGAGCGATGGCGGGGGGCGTGCTAGGGGCCGCCGCCGCCCGGATCGTCGACGCGGCCACCGCGATCATCCTGTACCGCCCGCCGCTGGCCCGGCTGACGGACACCACGACCGCCGACGTCATCCCGATCTATGGCCGGTCTCTACTGCTGGCCCTCGCGGCGATCGCGCCGGCCGGCGGCCTGATGCTGGCGGTGCACGGCGATCCGGCTGTACCCCTTTGGCAGGTGGCGATCTCAGTG